The following proteins are encoded in a genomic region of Saccharopolyspora antimicrobica:
- a CDS encoding LLM class flavin-dependent oxidoreductase — translation MSLTFHWFLPTYGDSRYLVGGGHGVATTNTATGSRPATLAYLGQIARSAEQLGFEGALTPTGAWCEDAWLSTAMLAEVTERLKFLVAFRPGLLSPTLGAQMAATFQRHSGKRLLLNVVTGGESAEQRAYGDFLDKDARYARCDEFLHVVRGLWRGERVDFEGEHVHVEGAELARTPDPVPALYFGGSSPAAGTVAAKHADVYLTWGEPPQKVAEKVEWIRALAAEQGRAPRFGIRLHVISRDTSEQAWAEARRLLDALDPATISRVQEGLGRSESEGQRRMLELHGGSTANLEIYPNLWAGVGLVRGGAGTALVGSHAEVAERIEEYHALGIDEFVLSGHPHLEEAYWFGEGVLPILERKGLWRHPAGAADAAPASIPFAGGSREPAAAS, via the coding sequence ATGTCTTTGACCTTCCACTGGTTCCTGCCCACTTACGGCGACAGCCGGTACCTCGTCGGCGGCGGGCACGGCGTGGCGACGACCAACACCGCCACCGGCTCCCGGCCGGCGACGCTGGCCTACCTCGGACAGATCGCCCGCAGCGCCGAGCAGCTCGGGTTCGAGGGCGCGCTGACGCCGACCGGTGCCTGGTGCGAGGACGCCTGGCTGTCCACGGCGATGCTGGCGGAGGTCACCGAGCGGCTGAAGTTCCTGGTGGCGTTCCGGCCCGGGCTGCTGTCGCCGACGCTGGGCGCGCAGATGGCCGCGACGTTCCAGCGCCATTCCGGCAAGCGGTTGCTGCTCAACGTGGTGACCGGCGGTGAGAGCGCCGAGCAGCGCGCCTACGGCGACTTCCTGGACAAGGACGCCCGCTACGCGCGCTGCGACGAGTTCCTGCACGTCGTGCGGGGGTTGTGGCGGGGCGAGCGGGTCGACTTCGAGGGCGAGCACGTGCACGTCGAAGGCGCCGAGCTCGCCCGCACCCCGGACCCGGTGCCCGCGCTGTACTTCGGCGGATCCTCGCCCGCGGCGGGCACTGTCGCGGCCAAGCACGCCGACGTGTACCTGACCTGGGGCGAGCCGCCGCAGAAGGTCGCGGAGAAGGTCGAGTGGATCCGTGCGCTGGCGGCTGAGCAGGGCCGCGCCCCGCGCTTCGGCATCCGGCTGCACGTGATCAGCCGCGACACCAGCGAGCAGGCCTGGGCGGAGGCGCGGCGGCTGCTGGACGCGCTGGACCCGGCGACGATCTCACGAGTGCAGGAGGGCTTGGGGCGCAGCGAGTCCGAAGGGCAGCGGCGGATGCTGGAGCTGCACGGCGGATCGACGGCGAACCTGGAGATCTACCCGAACCTGTGGGCGGGCGTCGGCCTGGTGCGCGGCGGGGCCGGGACCGCGCTGGTCGGCAGCCACGCCGAGGTGGCCGAGCGGATCGAGGAGTACCACGCGCTCGGCATCGACGAGTTCGTGCTCTCCGGGCACCCGCACCTGGAGGAGGCGTACTGGTTCGGCGAAGGCGTGCTGCCGATCCTGGAGCGCAAGGGCCTGTGGCGGCACCCGGCCGGGGCGGCCGATGCCGCGCCGGCGAGCATCCCGTTCGCGGGCGGGTCGCGGGAGCCGGCCGCGGCCTCCTGA
- a CDS encoding MFS transporter, translated as MTATSHAEAPGTRQVPAKDVRTVIASSLMGTTVEWYDFFLYSTAAGLVFDKLFFPTDDPTISTVLAFATFFVGFVARPLGGVLFGHIGDRIGRKRTLVTTMLLMGVATALMGALPTYADIGLLAPVLLVLLRVVQGLAIGGEWAGAVLMAVEYAPPGKQARYGAWPQVGLALGLGLGTGLFALLGNVLDDEQFLGYGWRIAFGLSIVLVFIGLLIRLRVAETPAFEQMRAARETSRAPFLDLFRDRTARRNTLLGLLSRWAEGAAFNTWAVFFLSYATTTLDLPRTDVLVAVMAASIALAVLIPVFGRLADRWTPRRTYTFGAALFAASVFPAFLAFQTRDPLLIGVVIVLVLGVVHAVLYAPQGTLYAQLAPVRLRYTGMSFVYQFSGIYASGLTPMVITMLLAVGGSPWWACGYLVLAGLIGAGATLALRPRDLYFGRDA; from the coding sequence ATGACCGCGACCTCGCACGCCGAGGCGCCCGGCACCCGGCAGGTGCCGGCCAAGGACGTCCGCACGGTGATCGCGTCCAGCCTGATGGGCACCACCGTCGAGTGGTACGACTTCTTCCTCTACAGCACCGCCGCCGGGCTCGTCTTCGACAAGCTGTTCTTCCCCACCGACGATCCGACGATCTCCACCGTGCTGGCCTTCGCCACGTTCTTCGTGGGCTTCGTCGCCCGCCCGCTCGGCGGTGTCCTGTTCGGACACATCGGGGACCGGATCGGCCGCAAGCGCACGCTGGTGACCACGATGCTGCTGATGGGCGTGGCCACGGCCCTGATGGGCGCGCTGCCCACCTACGCCGACATCGGGCTGCTCGCGCCAGTCCTGCTGGTGCTGCTGCGCGTCGTGCAGGGCTTGGCGATCGGCGGCGAGTGGGCGGGCGCGGTGCTCATGGCGGTGGAGTACGCGCCGCCGGGCAAGCAGGCCCGCTACGGCGCCTGGCCGCAGGTCGGCCTCGCACTGGGGCTGGGCTTGGGCACCGGGCTGTTCGCACTGCTCGGCAACGTGCTCGACGACGAGCAGTTCCTCGGCTACGGCTGGCGGATCGCGTTCGGGCTCAGCATCGTGCTGGTGTTCATCGGTCTGCTGATCCGCCTGCGGGTGGCCGAAACACCGGCCTTCGAGCAGATGCGCGCGGCGCGGGAAACCTCCCGCGCACCTTTCCTGGACCTCTTCCGGGACCGCACGGCCCGCCGCAACACGCTGCTCGGCCTGCTCTCGCGCTGGGCCGAGGGCGCCGCTTTCAACACCTGGGCGGTGTTCTTCCTGTCCTACGCGACCACGACCCTCGACCTGCCGCGCACCGATGTGCTGGTGGCCGTGATGGCCGCCTCGATCGCGCTGGCCGTGCTCATCCCGGTGTTCGGACGGCTCGCCGACCGCTGGACTCCCCGCCGCACCTACACCTTCGGCGCGGCGCTGTTCGCGGCATCGGTCTTCCCCGCGTTCCTCGCGTTCCAGACCCGCGACCCGCTGCTGATCGGAGTGGTGATCGTGCTGGTGCTGGGCGTCGTCCACGCGGTGCTCTACGCCCCGCAAGGCACGCTGTACGCGCAGCTGGCGCCGGTGCGGCTGCGCTACACCGGGATGTCGTTCGTCTACCAGTTCTCCGGCATCTACGCCTCGGGCCTCACGCCAATGGTGATCACGATGCTTCTGGCCGTCGGTGGCTCGCCGTGGTGGGCCTGCGGTTACCTCGTGCTCGCCGGGCTCATCGGCGCGGGCGCGACGCTGGCGCTGCGCCCGCGCGACCTGTACTTCGGGCGCGACGCCTGA
- a CDS encoding acyl-CoA dehydrogenase family protein, which yields MSTEELAARFRPVFERIADGAVDRERQRRLPHEEVGRLRDAGFGAVRVPRRFGGAGARLDELFGLLVELGEADSNLPQALRPHVLFVEEQLRQPPSAARDEWLRLVAGGTLVGNAISERGPHEVGRLNTRLSEKDGRPVLNGTKFYATGSLFADWLTVRAERAPGELVVARVPANAAGLVQRDDWDGFGQRTTASGTVEFTDVEVDPAHVVPWDRSPGLHTALAQLVLLASLVGVARAAARDATGFVRQRRRSYSHASAPLPKDDPLVQQVVGKIHSAAFAAQATLEAAVASVHRAQEGAQADVIAAEDDVARAQVAIADVVLRATAELFEVGGSSVVSEARQLDRHWRNARTLTVHNPLIYKARAVGDHAINDALPVFGWTTGAPA from the coding sequence GTGTCGACGGAGGAGCTGGCGGCGCGGTTCCGCCCGGTGTTCGAGCGGATCGCTGACGGCGCGGTGGACCGCGAGCGGCAGCGCCGCCTGCCGCACGAGGAGGTGGGCCGGCTGCGGGACGCCGGTTTCGGCGCGGTCCGGGTGCCGCGGCGGTTCGGCGGTGCCGGAGCCCGGCTGGACGAGCTGTTCGGCCTGCTGGTGGAGCTGGGCGAGGCCGATTCCAACCTGCCGCAGGCGCTGCGCCCGCACGTCCTCTTCGTCGAGGAGCAGCTGCGGCAGCCGCCGTCGGCCGCGCGCGACGAATGGCTCCGGCTGGTCGCGGGCGGGACGTTGGTCGGCAACGCGATCAGCGAACGCGGTCCGCACGAGGTGGGGCGGCTGAACACCCGGTTGTCGGAGAAGGACGGGCGCCCGGTGCTCAACGGCACGAAGTTCTACGCCACGGGCAGTCTGTTCGCGGACTGGCTGACCGTGCGCGCCGAGCGGGCGCCGGGGGAGCTGGTCGTGGCGCGGGTTCCGGCGAACGCGGCCGGGCTGGTCCAGCGCGACGACTGGGACGGCTTCGGGCAGCGGACCACCGCCAGCGGCACGGTCGAGTTCACCGACGTCGAAGTCGACCCGGCGCACGTCGTGCCGTGGGACCGGAGCCCTGGCCTGCACACCGCGTTGGCGCAGCTCGTGCTGCTGGCCTCCCTCGTCGGCGTGGCGCGAGCGGCGGCGCGCGACGCCACCGGGTTCGTGCGGCAGCGCCGCCGCTCTTACAGCCACGCCAGCGCGCCGCTGCCCAAGGACGACCCGCTGGTCCAGCAGGTGGTCGGCAAGATCCACAGCGCCGCGTTCGCCGCTCAGGCGACGCTGGAAGCCGCGGTCGCCTCGGTGCACCGGGCGCAGGAAGGCGCGCAGGCCGACGTCATCGCCGCCGAGGACGACGTGGCCAGAGCGCAGGTGGCCATCGCCGACGTGGTCCTGCGCGCCACGGCGGAGCTGTTCGAGGTGGGCGGGTCGTCGGTGGTCAGCGAGGCGCGGCAGCTCGACCGGCACTGGCGCAACGCCCGCACGCTCACCGTGCACAACCCGCTGATCTACAAGGCCCGGGCGGTGGGTGATCACGCGATCAACGACGCGCTCCCGGTCTTCGGCTGGACCACCGGAGCACCGGCCTGA
- a CDS encoding SfnB family sulfur acquisition oxidoreductase — protein MVHVIADDAEALAVAARLGERFAEGASQRDAQRILPKDELAELSESGLLGITVPRRHGGAEVSHRTLGSVFRLLAAGDSSIGQIPQNHFFFLNVLRHNATERQLAFFDAEVLAGKRFGNALAEAGAKTAHAFETRLVEQPGGDFRITGTKNYTTGALFAHWIPVFAVDGENRVNAAFVPAGADGLTVLDDWDGIGQRTTASGTVLLDGVRVPPERVVPHYRTFGETEIFGAYGQFLHAAIDVGIAEAALRDGGTGVRELSRPWWEAGVERTAEEPLVVQRFGELALRVRAAKALLNEAGDALDAARRAIDSGADDAEDKAAEASVAVAAIRAQADDAAVSVSSDIFALIGARAARAGRNLDRHWRNARTHTLHDPRRWKVQHLGDYELNGTHPPRNGIV, from the coding sequence ATGGTCCACGTCATCGCCGACGACGCGGAGGCGCTCGCCGTCGCCGCCCGGCTGGGAGAGCGGTTCGCCGAAGGCGCCTCGCAGCGGGACGCGCAGCGGATCCTGCCGAAGGACGAGCTGGCGGAGCTGTCCGAGAGCGGGCTGCTCGGCATCACCGTGCCCCGGCGGCACGGCGGTGCGGAGGTGTCGCACCGGACCTTGGGTTCGGTCTTCCGGCTGCTCGCGGCCGGTGATTCGAGCATCGGCCAGATCCCGCAGAACCACTTCTTCTTCCTCAACGTGCTCCGGCACAACGCCACCGAGCGCCAGCTGGCCTTCTTCGACGCCGAGGTGCTGGCTGGCAAGCGGTTCGGCAACGCGCTGGCCGAGGCCGGGGCGAAGACCGCGCACGCCTTCGAGACCAGGCTGGTCGAGCAGCCCGGCGGGGACTTCCGGATCACCGGGACCAAGAACTACACCACCGGCGCGCTGTTCGCGCACTGGATCCCGGTGTTCGCGGTCGACGGCGAGAACCGGGTCAACGCGGCGTTCGTCCCGGCCGGGGCCGACGGGCTGACCGTGCTGGACGACTGGGACGGCATCGGGCAGCGCACCACGGCCAGCGGCACGGTGCTGCTGGACGGCGTCCGGGTGCCGCCGGAGCGGGTGGTGCCGCACTACCGGACCTTCGGCGAGACCGAGATCTTCGGTGCCTACGGGCAGTTCCTGCACGCCGCGATCGACGTGGGCATCGCCGAGGCCGCGCTGCGCGACGGCGGGACCGGGGTGCGCGAGCTCAGCCGCCCGTGGTGGGAGGCCGGTGTGGAACGCACCGCGGAGGAGCCGCTGGTGGTGCAGCGCTTCGGCGAGCTCGCGCTGCGCGTGCGCGCGGCCAAGGCGTTGCTGAACGAAGCGGGCGATGCGCTCGACGCCGCGAGGCGGGCGATCGACTCGGGAGCGGACGACGCCGAGGACAAGGCGGCGGAGGCGTCCGTCGCGGTGGCTGCCATCCGCGCGCAAGCCGACGACGCCGCGGTGTCGGTGTCCAGCGACATCTTCGCGCTCATCGGCGCCCGGGCCGCCCGGGCGGGCCGCAACCTCGACCGGCACTGGCGCAACGCCCGCACGCACACCCTGCACGACCCGCGCCGGTGGAAGGTCCAGCACCTGGGCGACTACGAGCTCAACGGAACGCACCCGCCCCGCAACGGAATCGTCTGA
- a CDS encoding molybdopterin-dependent oxidoreductase, which produces MSTEHWRPSSTHWGAFRAATDADGTLRVQPHPADPAPSPLLGNLAGTVRHRTRVRRPAIRRGWLTGGPGPTGARGDEEFVEVGWDTALDLVAEQLERTRREHGNEAIFGGSYGWASAGRFHHAQSQLHRFHNTIGGYTASRNNYSFGTSQVLLPHVIGSTDALLQHADSWATIQEHTDLVVAFGGLPGKNLSIASGGITRHTGSAALRDLGTDLVAISPLADDVPAGPGADWWPIAPGTDVALQLGLAHTLLTTGRHDQDFLDRCCTGSEVFAGYLLGDADGIAKSAEWAAGICGIDATAIRALADRMAAGRTLITVSWSLQRTEHGEQPVWAGLALAAMLGQIGLPGGGFGHGYGSMADIGDDAPAVRPPTLPLGRNPVRAFIPVARIADLLLNPGQQYDYDGQRLTYPDIRLVHWAGGNPFHHHQDLNRLRRAFGRPDTVVVHETHWTATARHADVVFPATTALEREDVGAGRRDSHLIAMHQVLDPVGEARDDYAVLAGLAQRLGTHQEFTEGRSAREWLVHLYEQWRAGLVAQGHDVPPFAEFWAAGDLRMPDVRHRAPLAALRSDPERNPLPTPSGRIELFSATIDSFGYPDCPGHPVWLPARQRRGGPLHLIANQPPTRLHGQGDVGEVSQRAKVAGREPIRIHPRDAAAREISDGDVVRVFNHLGACLAGARVSEDVRPGVVVLPTGAWFDPQPDPARPGETLCAHGNPNVLTADVPSSRLSQGCAGQHAHVEVERHLGPVPALRCSAPPPLADS; this is translated from the coding sequence ATGAGCACCGAGCACTGGCGGCCGAGCAGCACCCACTGGGGCGCCTTCCGCGCCGCCACCGATGCCGACGGCACCCTCCGCGTCCAGCCGCACCCCGCCGATCCCGCGCCATCGCCGCTGCTGGGCAACCTGGCGGGCACCGTCAGGCACCGCACCCGCGTCCGGCGGCCCGCGATCCGCCGCGGCTGGCTCACGGGTGGTCCCGGCCCGACCGGTGCTCGCGGCGACGAGGAGTTCGTGGAGGTCGGCTGGGACACCGCGCTGGACCTCGTCGCCGAGCAGCTGGAGCGCACCCGGCGCGAGCACGGCAACGAGGCGATCTTCGGCGGCTCCTACGGCTGGGCCAGCGCCGGGCGGTTCCACCACGCGCAGAGCCAGCTGCACCGGTTCCACAACACCATCGGCGGCTACACCGCCTCGCGCAACAACTACAGCTTCGGCACCTCCCAGGTGCTACTGCCGCACGTGATCGGCAGCACCGACGCGCTGCTGCAGCACGCCGACAGCTGGGCGACGATCCAGGAGCACACCGACCTCGTGGTTGCCTTCGGCGGGCTGCCCGGCAAGAACCTCTCGATCGCCTCCGGCGGCATCACCCGCCACACCGGTTCCGCCGCGCTGCGCGACCTGGGCACCGATCTGGTGGCGATCAGCCCGCTCGCCGACGACGTCCCGGCCGGCCCCGGCGCGGACTGGTGGCCGATCGCGCCCGGCACCGACGTCGCCCTCCAGCTCGGGCTGGCCCACACCCTGCTCACCACCGGCCGCCACGACCAGGACTTCCTGGACCGCTGCTGCACCGGCTCCGAGGTGTTCGCCGGGTACCTGCTCGGCGATGCGGACGGGATCGCGAAGTCCGCCGAGTGGGCGGCCGGGATCTGCGGGATCGACGCGACGGCCATCAGGGCCCTGGCCGATCGGATGGCCGCCGGGCGCACGCTGATCACGGTCTCGTGGTCGTTGCAGCGCACCGAGCACGGCGAGCAGCCGGTGTGGGCGGGGCTCGCGCTGGCCGCGATGCTCGGCCAGATCGGGCTGCCCGGCGGCGGATTCGGTCACGGTTACGGGTCGATGGCCGACATCGGCGACGACGCGCCCGCGGTGCGGCCGCCCACGCTGCCGCTGGGCCGCAACCCGGTGCGGGCGTTCATCCCGGTGGCCCGCATCGCCGACCTGCTGCTCAACCCGGGACAGCAGTACGACTACGACGGTCAGCGCCTGACCTACCCGGACATCCGGCTGGTGCACTGGGCAGGCGGCAACCCGTTCCACCACCACCAGGACCTGAACCGGCTGCGCCGGGCGTTCGGCCGCCCGGACACCGTCGTCGTGCACGAAACGCACTGGACGGCCACCGCCCGGCACGCCGACGTGGTGTTCCCGGCGACCACGGCGCTGGAGCGCGAGGACGTCGGTGCCGGGCGCCGCGACAGCCACCTGATCGCGATGCACCAGGTGCTCGACCCGGTCGGTGAGGCCCGGGACGACTACGCCGTCCTGGCCGGGCTCGCCCAGCGGCTGGGCACCCACCAGGAGTTCACCGAGGGCCGCTCAGCCCGCGAGTGGCTGGTGCACCTCTACGAGCAGTGGCGCGCGGGGCTGGTCGCGCAGGGCCACGACGTCCCGCCGTTCGCCGAGTTCTGGGCGGCCGGAGATCTGCGGATGCCGGATGTCCGACACCGCGCGCCGCTCGCGGCGCTGCGCTCCGACCCGGAGCGGAACCCGCTGCCCACGCCCAGCGGCCGGATCGAGCTGTTCTCCGCGACGATCGACTCCTTCGGCTACCCCGATTGCCCCGGCCACCCGGTGTGGTTGCCCGCGCGGCAGCGGCGCGGCGGCCCGCTGCACCTGATCGCCAACCAGCCGCCGACGCGGCTGCACGGCCAGGGCGACGTGGGCGAGGTCAGCCAGCGCGCCAAGGTCGCGGGGCGCGAGCCGATCCGCATCCACCCGCGGGACGCCGCCGCGCGGGAGATCTCCGACGGCGACGTGGTCCGGGTGTTCAACCACCTCGGCGCCTGCCTGGCCGGAGCCCGCGTGAGCGAGGACGTCCGGCCGGGCGTGGTCGTGCTGCCCACCGGAGCGTGGTTCGACCCGCAACCCGATCCGGCGCGCCCCGGCGAAACCCTCTGCGCGCACGGCAATCCCAACGTGCTGACCGCCGATGTGCCGTCGTCCCGGCTGTCCCAGGGCTGCGCCGGCCAGCACGCGCACGTCGAGGTCGAGCGCCACCTCGGCCCGGTCCCGGCGCTGCGCTGCAGCGCGCCGCCACCGCTGGCCGATTCCTGA
- a CDS encoding lytic polysaccharide monooxygenase auxiliary activity family 9 protein, with the protein MNSKRKFAAAAIGAAIAPFLVAIPTSTASAHGYIDTPASRQAQCARGTVPCGQIKWEPQSVEGPKGLTSCSGGNSRFSDLDDDSKGWQATKVGNSVNFHWTLTAPHATTTWEYFIGGNRVAVFDDGGKRPPNSLSHNVNLGGVSGKQKLLAVWNIADTGNAFYACVDLDVS; encoded by the coding sequence ATGAACTCGAAGCGCAAGTTCGCCGCGGCGGCGATCGGCGCGGCGATCGCGCCCTTCCTGGTGGCCATCCCCACCTCGACCGCCAGCGCGCACGGCTACATCGACACGCCGGCGAGCCGCCAGGCGCAGTGCGCCCGCGGCACCGTGCCCTGCGGTCAGATCAAGTGGGAGCCGCAGAGCGTCGAAGGCCCCAAGGGCCTGACCAGCTGCAGCGGCGGCAACAGCCGCTTCTCCGACCTGGACGACGACAGCAAGGGGTGGCAGGCCACGAAGGTCGGCAACTCGGTGAACTTCCACTGGACGCTCACCGCGCCGCACGCCACCACCACGTGGGAGTACTTCATCGGCGGCAACCGCGTCGCGGTCTTCGACGACGGCGGCAAGCGCCCGCCGAACTCGTTGTCGCACAATGTCAACCTCGGTGGCGTGAGCGGCAAGCAGAAGCTGCTGGCGGTGTGGAACATCGCCGACACCGGCAACGCGTTCTACGCCTGCGTCGACCTCGACGTCAGCTGA
- a CDS encoding flavin monoamine oxidase family protein yields the protein MPRYGYYDAVVVGAGFAGLSAAHELVRAGLSTRVLEARPRVGGRVLTRYLPDGTQLDLGGQWIGPTQLNITELVHRYGIETYPTPGEGAMIVDYGGERLTGSPPEIAELLAEIDAMARQVPVAEPWNAPRAAEWDRHTFASWIADRGCSQVAARFLDRVISGGLLAGSANETSVLETLFYIASAGGVEPLLGYEGAAQDTRIVGGAQEIANRMAADLPAGTVHLSDPVLRIEHDGSGARLVTRLGEHWASRVIIAVPPMLAGRIQYDPPLPGLREGAFQRMPAGTALKVHAVYPEPFWRADGFSGVARSTSGVLTETVDNTPPNSPRAVLTAFAYGEEAILLRRRDAAERRRIVLAQLGELFGERALEPDELVEFDWLAEEWTRGCFSGHFIPGGWTSFGAVLRAPVGALHWACTETAVRWNGYFDGAVESGRRAADEVRAALSGQS from the coding sequence ATGCCTCGGTACGGGTACTACGACGCGGTCGTCGTCGGAGCGGGTTTCGCCGGGCTCAGCGCCGCGCACGAACTGGTGCGCGCCGGGCTCTCCACCCGGGTGCTGGAGGCGCGCCCTCGCGTCGGCGGGCGGGTGCTGACCCGATACCTGCCGGACGGCACGCAGCTCGACCTCGGCGGGCAGTGGATCGGGCCGACCCAGCTGAACATCACCGAGCTCGTGCACCGCTACGGCATCGAGACCTACCCGACGCCCGGCGAGGGCGCGATGATCGTCGACTACGGCGGCGAGCGGCTCACCGGCTCCCCGCCGGAGATCGCCGAACTCCTCGCCGAGATCGACGCCATGGCGCGGCAGGTCCCGGTGGCCGAGCCGTGGAACGCGCCCCGGGCGGCGGAATGGGACCGCCACACCTTCGCCTCCTGGATCGCCGACCGGGGCTGCTCGCAGGTGGCGGCCAGGTTCCTGGACCGGGTGATCTCCGGCGGGCTGCTCGCAGGCAGCGCCAACGAGACCTCGGTGCTGGAGACGCTGTTCTACATCGCCAGCGCGGGCGGCGTGGAACCGCTGCTCGGCTACGAGGGGGCCGCGCAGGACACGCGGATCGTGGGCGGTGCGCAGGAGATCGCCAACCGGATGGCGGCCGATCTGCCCGCGGGCACCGTGCACCTCAGCGACCCGGTCCTGCGCATCGAGCACGACGGGTCGGGCGCGCGGCTGGTCACCCGGCTCGGCGAGCACTGGGCCTCGCGGGTGATCATCGCGGTGCCGCCGATGCTCGCCGGGCGCATCCAGTACGACCCGCCGCTGCCGGGACTGCGCGAGGGCGCGTTCCAGCGGATGCCCGCCGGGACCGCGTTGAAGGTGCACGCCGTCTACCCGGAACCGTTCTGGCGCGCGGACGGCTTTTCCGGCGTCGCGCGGTCCACCTCGGGTGTGCTCACCGAAACCGTGGACAACACGCCGCCGAACTCGCCCCGGGCCGTGCTGACCGCCTTCGCCTACGGCGAGGAAGCGATCCTGCTGCGCCGCCGCGATGCGGCCGAGCGGCGGCGGATCGTGCTGGCGCAGCTCGGCGAGCTGTTCGGCGAGCGGGCGCTCGAGCCCGACGAGCTCGTCGAGTTCGACTGGCTGGCCGAGGAGTGGACGAGGGGCTGCTTCTCCGGGCACTTCATCCCCGGCGGCTGGACCTCGTTCGGCGCGGTGCTGCGCGCACCGGTCGGGGCACTGCACTGGGCCTGCACCGAAACGGCGGTGCGGTGGAACGGTTACTTCGACGGAGCGGTGGAGTCCGGCCGCCGCGCGGCGGACGAGGTCCGCGCGGCGCTGTCGGGTCAGTCCTGA
- a CDS encoding BMP family protein translates to MRFVPKALVAAVGIFAVGACGAPATTENAPQQPPGIRVGLLLAGPRHDGGFMEAGYNGAKRAEQQFGAELAVVDQVAPKQPELERALRELAGRGVDLVVAQGGQNNAAAEVVAAEFPRTTFVVTQSDVTGPNLASYEVLQEQSAWLAGAAAGLLTESGVVGHMSGIRPVPGLKGRAAFVAGVAHTNPGARVLTNFSGDQDDVELARRVATAELDAGADLIFTMLNAGRPGVAEAIRAAGKGRQFGNVRDFTAEDPAVFAGSAIADSGVAVFRAIEDFANGGLHGGENVRIGLETPDAVRLTLAPDVPEQVRAELDALSERIVSGEIEVSTTYTGPEFPNP, encoded by the coding sequence ATGCGGTTCGTTCCGAAGGCGCTGGTGGCTGCGGTGGGGATCTTCGCGGTGGGAGCGTGCGGCGCGCCCGCGACCACCGAGAACGCCCCGCAACAACCGCCCGGGATCCGGGTGGGGCTGCTGCTCGCCGGGCCGCGCCACGACGGCGGGTTCATGGAAGCCGGCTACAACGGCGCCAAGCGGGCGGAGCAGCAGTTCGGCGCCGAGCTCGCGGTGGTCGACCAAGTGGCGCCGAAGCAGCCCGAGCTGGAACGAGCGCTGCGGGAGCTGGCCGGCCGTGGGGTCGACCTGGTCGTGGCGCAGGGCGGGCAGAACAACGCCGCCGCGGAGGTGGTGGCCGCCGAGTTCCCGCGGACCACGTTCGTGGTGACCCAGTCCGACGTCACCGGCCCCAACCTGGCGAGCTACGAGGTGCTGCAGGAGCAGTCGGCCTGGCTCGCCGGTGCCGCCGCCGGGCTGCTGACCGAGTCCGGCGTGGTCGGCCACATGTCGGGGATCCGCCCGGTGCCGGGGCTGAAGGGCCGCGCGGCGTTCGTGGCCGGTGTCGCGCACACCAACCCGGGCGCCCGGGTGCTGACGAACTTCTCCGGCGATCAGGACGACGTCGAGCTGGCCCGGCGCGTGGCCACCGCGGAACTCGACGCGGGCGCGGACCTGATCTTCACCATGCTCAACGCCGGGCGTCCCGGTGTCGCCGAGGCCATCCGGGCCGCCGGGAAGGGCCGCCAGTTCGGCAACGTCCGCGACTTCACCGCCGAGGATCCCGCCGTCTTCGCCGGTTCGGCCATCGCCGACTCGGGCGTGGCGGTCTTCCGGGCCATCGAGGACTTCGCGAACGGCGGGCTGCACGGCGGCGAGAACGTCCGAATCGGACTGGAAACGCCCGATGCCGTCCGCCTCACCCTCGCTCCGGACGTCCCCGAGCAGGTGCGCGCCGAGCTCGACGCGCTCAGCGAGCGGATCGTCAGCGGCGAGATCGAGGTGAGCACCACCTACACCGGACCGGAGTTCCCGAACCCGTGA
- the cmtR gene encoding Cd(II)/Pb(II)-sensing metalloregulatory transcriptional regulator CmtR codes for MLKCESREDALARLGRALADPTRCRILVALLDGNNYPGQLAEQLGLSRSNVSNHLACLRGCGLVVATYQGRQVRYALADDHLARALRELVQVVLAVDTSEPCLDEAEPGATPAKASR; via the coding sequence GTGCTGAAGTGTGAGTCGCGGGAAGACGCATTGGCCCGGCTGGGCCGAGCACTGGCCGACCCGACCCGATGCCGGATCCTGGTCGCCCTGCTCGACGGCAACAACTACCCCGGGCAGCTGGCCGAGCAGCTCGGACTCTCCCGCTCCAACGTGTCCAACCACCTGGCCTGCCTGCGCGGCTGCGGCCTGGTCGTCGCCACCTACCAGGGGCGGCAGGTCCGGTACGCCCTGGCCGATGACCACCTGGCCCGGGCATTGCGCGAGCTGGTGCAGGTCGTGCTCGCCGTCGACACCTCCGAGCCCTGCCTCGACGAGGCCGAGCCCGGTGCAACACCGGCGAAGGCAAGCCGGTGA